Within bacterium, the genomic segment ACAATATCAAAGACGGAAGGATTTCATGCGGGTAGCGGGATTGGTCCGTATGATGATCAGGATTCTTCGTTCTTTCCGTTTGACAATTCCGTCTACGGTCAGGATCCAAATGACTATATCAACGCGGATGGTTTGCTAAATGGAGACCGTAAGTACATTTTCAAACTGCAAGGAAGCTACCTGCTTCCGTGGGATATGACTCTGAGCGGGAACTATTCCGCTTTAACTGGGCGGCCTTACGCGCGTCAAATTGCAGTTGTATTAAACCAGGGCATTCGCACGGTCTTCGCAGAACAGCGAGACGGCTCGCGCAGGACCGAGAATGTCAACCTGCTCGATCTGCGAATAGAGAAGGATTTCATTGTTTCCGGATCCTTCGGATTTTCGGTCTCTGCGGATATTTTCAATGTCTTCAATAGTGACACATTTTTGGATGTCGCTACTACATTATCGGGTCCCGGCACTGAAGGAGCCTTTGGAGTTGGCTCCATTTTCGTTCCGCCGCGCCGGCTCATGATCGGACTGAAAGTAAAGTTTTGATTTTTCACCACGGAGTCACGGACAAAGTAGCGTAGGCGTCCCGCCTGCGAACTGCCGCAGACGAGACGTCCGCGCCACTTTGTTTCATGACTCCGTGGTTTATTTATGTTGGCTTTACTCATACTCGCAGCAGGGGAGTCTTCCCGCATCCGCTTCCCGAAAGCTCTCCTGAAGATTGGAGAGGAAACATTTGTCGAATGCATCATTCGTAAAGCCAAAGAAGCAGGAATCGGCTCAATTTCCGTGATCACCGGTGCAGATCACGAAAAAATTACGCAGAGCTTGTCGCAGCTTTCCTGCATCCACAATGAGAATTACATGCAGGGCCAGATTTCGTCTCTTCAAAAAGGAATCAGCAAGCTTCCTGAGATGATAAACGAAGTGATGGTTTGGCCGGTGGATCAGCCCTTGATCAAAAGGGAAACTGTAGCCTCGCTGATCGAAAGCAGAAATCATGCAGGAAGAGCTTTAACGATCCCGGTCTATCAAGATCGAAAGGGACATCCGGTT encodes:
- a CDS encoding nucleotidyltransferase family protein, which produces MLALLILAAGESSRIRFPKALLKIGEETFVECIIRKAKEAGIGSISVITGADHEKITQSLSQLSCIHNENYMQGQISSLQKGISKLPEMINEVMVWPVDQPLIKRETVASLIESRNHAGRALTIPVYQDRKGHPVIYNKDAMEAAIGLQPHQTGKDLQAFFATNISFVEVDDPGVVIDIDTLEDYEKYIKPS